A window of Solanum stenotomum isolate F172 chromosome 3, ASM1918654v1, whole genome shotgun sequence contains these coding sequences:
- the LOC125858676 gene encoding uncharacterized protein LOC125858676, with product MYIYFAVIPLHSHASSVIVFNGLNFSEWREQVQFHLGVMDLDLALLNDKHTAITDKSSEDEKSFHKSWERSNRLSLMFMRMTVANNIKSTIPQTESAREYLKFVEERFRSADTSLAGTLMAELTTMKLDGSRSMQNHIIEMTNIAARLRTLRMKVDDTFLVQFILNSLPLEYGPFQINYNTIKDKWDVSELFICLLNMSQDLRNKEVIILTSWVKELVKDLK from the coding sequence atgtatatctattttgcaGTTATTCCTCTTCATTCGCATGCTTCGTCTGTTATTGTGTTCAATGGATTAAACTTCTCTGAATGGCGTGAACAAGTACAGTTCCACTTAGGTGTAATGGATCTTGACTTGGCTCTGCTGAATGACAAGCATACTGCAATTACTGATAAGAGCAGTGAGGATgagaagtcttttcataaatcatgggaACGCTCTAACAGATTAAGCCTTATGTTCATGCGAATGACTGTTGCTAACAACATTAAGAGTACTATTCCACAAACAGAAAGTGCCAGGGAATACCTGAAGTTTGTGGAAGAACGTTTTCGTTCTGCTGATACGTCTCTCGCTGGTACACTAATGGCTGAACTCACTACCATGAAGTTAGATGGGTCGCGTAGTATGCAAAATCATATCATCGAGATGACTAACATTGCAGCAAGACTTAGGACCTTGAGGATGAAAGTGGATGACACATTCTTGGTTCAGTTTATTCTGAACTCATTGCCTCTTGAGTATGGACCATTCCAAATTAACTATAACACTATTAAGGATAAGTGGGATGTTAGTGAATTGTTCATATGCTTACTCAATATGAGTCAAGACTTAAGAAACAAGGAGGTCATTATATTAACCTCATGGGTCAAGGAGCTGGTAAAGGACTTAAAGTGA
- the LOC125859671 gene encoding uncharacterized protein LOC125859671 isoform X1 translates to MMMIMLTVFVLGGIFVLAVEAVGIVIFIWWLMRRVDKGKPPEGSLCFAGDIDPSFYNKQGIVWVLESERILKALNTDKATKQHKAQKEILEVIPSQKFGKIKKNSLILIESDGSHTEIPLKGCMVAAVSASNLSTRKWAKRYPIKVESGASAVYKGSRIIYIYLETSWEKEAWCKALRLASCEDEEKIKWLAKLNVEFQNYLMSLNAAYPSFMKPSSSFGAEVVDKSSKPDGSSSKVRQFLKKLTKKASKNAPENKASSSSKLGHEERKLIEKGPSFQDLDLASSVMKVAPTRKPLDFSNEDVIVPSSTGSVISDADSDDRVIGDEGSLCWNLLISRLFFDAKRNEQMKSSLQERIQRTLSNIRSPSYIGEVTCAAVNVGDLPPYIHAMRVLPSDMNELWAFEIDVQYSGGAILDLETRLEVQDLDLHEGDEASLDSSVVDNVKSDLLEGFERFSEQFKHSDENTDKMDQRSDGDILARNFSTASRSSSCSSSSLPGSKWKSILHSVAKQVSQVPLSLGIRVASLRGTLRLYVKPPPSDQIWFGFTAMPDIDIHLNSSVGDRKISSGHLLLFITSRIKAAIRESVVLPNCENVCIPWMIAEKDDWVPLKDAPYIWIHNKSAGNAKKQEADRRSTSSNAENEQEKLNRVGGWATQKSKSLDPHSLYSAPKVQPSFRSLTTSPERTHLKSKKHHGETLQRKSSDPQVYLSVHMGQSSGADLHAPLMSHNEQLENHRMSTEENMQSYSPSPSHSLSMLEEQNSSTEDEMKPKRTGARAKMLGLRKKMGEKLEEKKRHIEEKGRHLVTRMRSHKEYS, encoded by the exons ATGATGATGATCATGTTAACAGTGTTTGTTCTTGGTGGGATATTTGTTCTTGCAGTGGAAGCTGTAGgaattgttatttttatatgGTGGCTTATGAGAAGGGTTGATAAAGGGAAACCACCTGAAGGGTCTTTGTGTTTTGCTGGGGATATTGATCCATCTTTCTACAACAAGCAG GGAATAGTATGGGTTCTAGAATCTGAAAGAATCCTGAAAGCTTTAAACACGGACAAAGCTACAAAGCAGCACAAAGCCCAGAAAGAGATCTTAGAGGTAATACCTTCTCAGaaatttggaaaaataaaaaaaaactctctcaTCCTAATAGAATCGGATGGTTCCCATACTGAAATTCCACTCAAAGGTTGCATGGTTGCAGCTGTTTCTGCTTCAAACTTGTCCACAAGAAAATG GGCAAAAAGATACCCAATTAAAGTTGAAAGTGGAGCATCTGCTGTATATAAAGGAAGTAGAATAATTTACATTTACCTTGAAACATCTTGGGAGAAGGAAGCATGGTGCAAAGCCCTTCGTCTTGCTTCCTGTGaggatgaagaaaaaataaagtggTTGGCAAAGTTAAATGTAGAGTTCCAGAATTACCTGATGTCACTAAACGCAGCATATCCTTCATTTATGAAACCATCTTCAAGTTTTGGTGCTGAAGTAGTTGATAAATCAAGTAAGCCAGATGGTTCCTCGTCAAAAGTTCGTCAATTTCTAAAAAAGTTAACCAAGAAAGCTTCCAAGAATGCTCCAGAAAATAAGGCAAGTAGCAGTTCAAAATTAGGCCATGAAGAACGAAAGTTGATTGAGAAAGGCCCTTCATTCCAAGACCTTGACTTGGCTAGTAGTGTCATGAAGGTTGCTCCAACAAGAAAGCCTCTTGATTTTTCCAATGAGGATGTTATTGTGCCTTCATCTACTGGGTCTGTCATTTCTGATGCAGATTCTGATGACAGGGTTATTGGTGATGAAGGATCCCTTTGTTGGAATTTGTTAATATCACGGTTGTTCTTTGATGCTAAAAGAAATGAGCAGATGAAAAGTTCTTTGCAAGAACGGATTCAG AGAACCCTCTCCAATATTCGTAGCCCCAGTTACATAGGTGAAGTAACTTGTGCAGCTGTTAATGTTGGTGACCTCCCTCCCTATATACATGCAATGAGGGTTCTTCCCTCAGATATGAACGAGCTCTGGGCTTTCGAAATTGATGTTCAGTACTCTGGTGGTGCAATATTAGACCTTGAAACGAGGCTTGAAGTTCAAGACCTTGATTTACATGAGGGGGACGAAGCAAGTTTAGATTCAAGTGTTGTTGATAACGTCAAATCAGATCTGTTAGAAGGTTTTGAACGCTTCAGTGAACAATTTAAGCATTCTGATGAGAACACAGATAAGATGGACCAAAGAAGTGATGGTGATATACTTGCAC GTAACTTTTCAACCGCGAGCAGAAGCTCTAGTTGCTCTAGTAGCTCACTTCCTGGATCTAAGTGGAAATCAATCTTACATTCTGTGGCCAAGCAGGTTTCACAG GTTCCACTCTCGTTAGGGATCAGGGTTGCATCTCTACGAGGAACACTGAGGTTATACGTAAAGCCACCACCTTCAGATCAAATATGGTTTGGATTCACAGCGATGCCAGATATTGATATCCATTTGAACTCTTCTGTTGGGGATCGTAAGATCTCAAGTGGACACCTTTTGTTGTTCATAACCAGTCGAATTAAG GCTGCTATTCGTGAATCTGTTGTGCTTCCAAACTGTGAGAATGTATGCATACCTTGGATGATAGCGGAAAAGGATGACTGGGTTCCCCTAAAAGATGCTCCATACATATGGATTCATAACAAATCTGCAGGTAATGCTAAGAAACAAGAAGCAGATAGGAGAAGTACCAGCAGTAATGCTGAAAATGAACAAGAAAAACTGAACAGAGTTGGTGGATGGGCTACTCAAAAGAGCAAGTCCCTGGATCCACACTCTTTGTACTCAGCTCCTAAGGTTCAGCCTAGTTTCAGAAGCCTCACTACTAGTCCAGAACGAACACATCTTAAGTCTAAAAAACATCACGGAGAGACACTACAACGCAAGTCATCGGACCCACAGGTATATTTATCAGTTCATATGGGCCAGTCTTCTGGAGCGGACTTGCATGCCCCTTTGATGAGTCACAATGAACAGCTAGAGAATCACCGCATGAGCACGGAGGAAAACATGCAAAGCTACTCACCTTCACCTTCTCATTCACTGAGTATGCTAGAGGAACAAAATAGTTCTACAGAAGATGAGATGAAGCCAAAAAGAACAGGTGCAAGGGCTAAGATGCTTGGTTTGCGGAAAAAAATGGGGGAAAAGCTTGAAGAGAAGAAGCGTCACATAGAAGAGAAAGGGAGACACTTGGTGACAAGGATGAGAAGCCACAAGGAATATTCGTAA
- the LOC125859671 gene encoding uncharacterized protein LOC125859671 isoform X2 — translation MVAAVSASNLSTRKWAKRYPIKVESGASAVYKGSRIIYIYLETSWEKEAWCKALRLASCEDEEKIKWLAKLNVEFQNYLMSLNAAYPSFMKPSSSFGAEVVDKSSKPDGSSSKVRQFLKKLTKKASKNAPENKASSSSKLGHEERKLIEKGPSFQDLDLASSVMKVAPTRKPLDFSNEDVIVPSSTGSVISDADSDDRVIGDEGSLCWNLLISRLFFDAKRNEQMKSSLQERIQRTLSNIRSPSYIGEVTCAAVNVGDLPPYIHAMRVLPSDMNELWAFEIDVQYSGGAILDLETRLEVQDLDLHEGDEASLDSSVVDNVKSDLLEGFERFSEQFKHSDENTDKMDQRSDGDILARNFSTASRSSSCSSSSLPGSKWKSILHSVAKQVSQVPLSLGIRVASLRGTLRLYVKPPPSDQIWFGFTAMPDIDIHLNSSVGDRKISSGHLLLFITSRIKAAIRESVVLPNCENVCIPWMIAEKDDWVPLKDAPYIWIHNKSAGNAKKQEADRRSTSSNAENEQEKLNRVGGWATQKSKSLDPHSLYSAPKVQPSFRSLTTSPERTHLKSKKHHGETLQRKSSDPQVYLSVHMGQSSGADLHAPLMSHNEQLENHRMSTEENMQSYSPSPSHSLSMLEEQNSSTEDEMKPKRTGARAKMLGLRKKMGEKLEEKKRHIEEKGRHLVTRMRSHKEYS, via the exons ATGGTTGCAGCTGTTTCTGCTTCAAACTTGTCCACAAGAAAATG GGCAAAAAGATACCCAATTAAAGTTGAAAGTGGAGCATCTGCTGTATATAAAGGAAGTAGAATAATTTACATTTACCTTGAAACATCTTGGGAGAAGGAAGCATGGTGCAAAGCCCTTCGTCTTGCTTCCTGTGaggatgaagaaaaaataaagtggTTGGCAAAGTTAAATGTAGAGTTCCAGAATTACCTGATGTCACTAAACGCAGCATATCCTTCATTTATGAAACCATCTTCAAGTTTTGGTGCTGAAGTAGTTGATAAATCAAGTAAGCCAGATGGTTCCTCGTCAAAAGTTCGTCAATTTCTAAAAAAGTTAACCAAGAAAGCTTCCAAGAATGCTCCAGAAAATAAGGCAAGTAGCAGTTCAAAATTAGGCCATGAAGAACGAAAGTTGATTGAGAAAGGCCCTTCATTCCAAGACCTTGACTTGGCTAGTAGTGTCATGAAGGTTGCTCCAACAAGAAAGCCTCTTGATTTTTCCAATGAGGATGTTATTGTGCCTTCATCTACTGGGTCTGTCATTTCTGATGCAGATTCTGATGACAGGGTTATTGGTGATGAAGGATCCCTTTGTTGGAATTTGTTAATATCACGGTTGTTCTTTGATGCTAAAAGAAATGAGCAGATGAAAAGTTCTTTGCAAGAACGGATTCAG AGAACCCTCTCCAATATTCGTAGCCCCAGTTACATAGGTGAAGTAACTTGTGCAGCTGTTAATGTTGGTGACCTCCCTCCCTATATACATGCAATGAGGGTTCTTCCCTCAGATATGAACGAGCTCTGGGCTTTCGAAATTGATGTTCAGTACTCTGGTGGTGCAATATTAGACCTTGAAACGAGGCTTGAAGTTCAAGACCTTGATTTACATGAGGGGGACGAAGCAAGTTTAGATTCAAGTGTTGTTGATAACGTCAAATCAGATCTGTTAGAAGGTTTTGAACGCTTCAGTGAACAATTTAAGCATTCTGATGAGAACACAGATAAGATGGACCAAAGAAGTGATGGTGATATACTTGCAC GTAACTTTTCAACCGCGAGCAGAAGCTCTAGTTGCTCTAGTAGCTCACTTCCTGGATCTAAGTGGAAATCAATCTTACATTCTGTGGCCAAGCAGGTTTCACAG GTTCCACTCTCGTTAGGGATCAGGGTTGCATCTCTACGAGGAACACTGAGGTTATACGTAAAGCCACCACCTTCAGATCAAATATGGTTTGGATTCACAGCGATGCCAGATATTGATATCCATTTGAACTCTTCTGTTGGGGATCGTAAGATCTCAAGTGGACACCTTTTGTTGTTCATAACCAGTCGAATTAAG GCTGCTATTCGTGAATCTGTTGTGCTTCCAAACTGTGAGAATGTATGCATACCTTGGATGATAGCGGAAAAGGATGACTGGGTTCCCCTAAAAGATGCTCCATACATATGGATTCATAACAAATCTGCAGGTAATGCTAAGAAACAAGAAGCAGATAGGAGAAGTACCAGCAGTAATGCTGAAAATGAACAAGAAAAACTGAACAGAGTTGGTGGATGGGCTACTCAAAAGAGCAAGTCCCTGGATCCACACTCTTTGTACTCAGCTCCTAAGGTTCAGCCTAGTTTCAGAAGCCTCACTACTAGTCCAGAACGAACACATCTTAAGTCTAAAAAACATCACGGAGAGACACTACAACGCAAGTCATCGGACCCACAGGTATATTTATCAGTTCATATGGGCCAGTCTTCTGGAGCGGACTTGCATGCCCCTTTGATGAGTCACAATGAACAGCTAGAGAATCACCGCATGAGCACGGAGGAAAACATGCAAAGCTACTCACCTTCACCTTCTCATTCACTGAGTATGCTAGAGGAACAAAATAGTTCTACAGAAGATGAGATGAAGCCAAAAAGAACAGGTGCAAGGGCTAAGATGCTTGGTTTGCGGAAAAAAATGGGGGAAAAGCTTGAAGAGAAGAAGCGTCACATAGAAGAGAAAGGGAGACACTTGGTGACAAGGATGAGAAGCCACAAGGAATATTCGTAA
- the LOC125859671 gene encoding uncharacterized protein LOC125859671 isoform X3: MCTIFTIQGYKRQHEAKRYPIKVESGASAVYKGSRIIYIYLETSWEKEAWCKALRLASCEDEEKIKWLAKLNVEFQNYLMSLNAAYPSFMKPSSSFGAEVVDKSSKPDGSSSKVRQFLKKLTKKASKNAPENKASSSSKLGHEERKLIEKGPSFQDLDLASSVMKVAPTRKPLDFSNEDVIVPSSTGSVISDADSDDRVIGDEGSLCWNLLISRLFFDAKRNEQMKSSLQERIQRTLSNIRSPSYIGEVTCAAVNVGDLPPYIHAMRVLPSDMNELWAFEIDVQYSGGAILDLETRLEVQDLDLHEGDEASLDSSVVDNVKSDLLEGFERFSEQFKHSDENTDKMDQRSDGDILARNFSTASRSSSCSSSSLPGSKWKSILHSVAKQVSQVPLSLGIRVASLRGTLRLYVKPPPSDQIWFGFTAMPDIDIHLNSSVGDRKISSGHLLLFITSRIKAAIRESVVLPNCENVCIPWMIAEKDDWVPLKDAPYIWIHNKSAGNAKKQEADRRSTSSNAENEQEKLNRVGGWATQKSKSLDPHSLYSAPKVQPSFRSLTTSPERTHLKSKKHHGETLQRKSSDPQVYLSVHMGQSSGADLHAPLMSHNEQLENHRMSTEENMQSYSPSPSHSLSMLEEQNSSTEDEMKPKRTGARAKMLGLRKKMGEKLEEKKRHIEEKGRHLVTRMRSHKEYS, translated from the exons ATGTGTACTATCTTCACTATTCAAGGTTATAAGAGGCAACATGA GGCAAAAAGATACCCAATTAAAGTTGAAAGTGGAGCATCTGCTGTATATAAAGGAAGTAGAATAATTTACATTTACCTTGAAACATCTTGGGAGAAGGAAGCATGGTGCAAAGCCCTTCGTCTTGCTTCCTGTGaggatgaagaaaaaataaagtggTTGGCAAAGTTAAATGTAGAGTTCCAGAATTACCTGATGTCACTAAACGCAGCATATCCTTCATTTATGAAACCATCTTCAAGTTTTGGTGCTGAAGTAGTTGATAAATCAAGTAAGCCAGATGGTTCCTCGTCAAAAGTTCGTCAATTTCTAAAAAAGTTAACCAAGAAAGCTTCCAAGAATGCTCCAGAAAATAAGGCAAGTAGCAGTTCAAAATTAGGCCATGAAGAACGAAAGTTGATTGAGAAAGGCCCTTCATTCCAAGACCTTGACTTGGCTAGTAGTGTCATGAAGGTTGCTCCAACAAGAAAGCCTCTTGATTTTTCCAATGAGGATGTTATTGTGCCTTCATCTACTGGGTCTGTCATTTCTGATGCAGATTCTGATGACAGGGTTATTGGTGATGAAGGATCCCTTTGTTGGAATTTGTTAATATCACGGTTGTTCTTTGATGCTAAAAGAAATGAGCAGATGAAAAGTTCTTTGCAAGAACGGATTCAG AGAACCCTCTCCAATATTCGTAGCCCCAGTTACATAGGTGAAGTAACTTGTGCAGCTGTTAATGTTGGTGACCTCCCTCCCTATATACATGCAATGAGGGTTCTTCCCTCAGATATGAACGAGCTCTGGGCTTTCGAAATTGATGTTCAGTACTCTGGTGGTGCAATATTAGACCTTGAAACGAGGCTTGAAGTTCAAGACCTTGATTTACATGAGGGGGACGAAGCAAGTTTAGATTCAAGTGTTGTTGATAACGTCAAATCAGATCTGTTAGAAGGTTTTGAACGCTTCAGTGAACAATTTAAGCATTCTGATGAGAACACAGATAAGATGGACCAAAGAAGTGATGGTGATATACTTGCAC GTAACTTTTCAACCGCGAGCAGAAGCTCTAGTTGCTCTAGTAGCTCACTTCCTGGATCTAAGTGGAAATCAATCTTACATTCTGTGGCCAAGCAGGTTTCACAG GTTCCACTCTCGTTAGGGATCAGGGTTGCATCTCTACGAGGAACACTGAGGTTATACGTAAAGCCACCACCTTCAGATCAAATATGGTTTGGATTCACAGCGATGCCAGATATTGATATCCATTTGAACTCTTCTGTTGGGGATCGTAAGATCTCAAGTGGACACCTTTTGTTGTTCATAACCAGTCGAATTAAG GCTGCTATTCGTGAATCTGTTGTGCTTCCAAACTGTGAGAATGTATGCATACCTTGGATGATAGCGGAAAAGGATGACTGGGTTCCCCTAAAAGATGCTCCATACATATGGATTCATAACAAATCTGCAGGTAATGCTAAGAAACAAGAAGCAGATAGGAGAAGTACCAGCAGTAATGCTGAAAATGAACAAGAAAAACTGAACAGAGTTGGTGGATGGGCTACTCAAAAGAGCAAGTCCCTGGATCCACACTCTTTGTACTCAGCTCCTAAGGTTCAGCCTAGTTTCAGAAGCCTCACTACTAGTCCAGAACGAACACATCTTAAGTCTAAAAAACATCACGGAGAGACACTACAACGCAAGTCATCGGACCCACAGGTATATTTATCAGTTCATATGGGCCAGTCTTCTGGAGCGGACTTGCATGCCCCTTTGATGAGTCACAATGAACAGCTAGAGAATCACCGCATGAGCACGGAGGAAAACATGCAAAGCTACTCACCTTCACCTTCTCATTCACTGAGTATGCTAGAGGAACAAAATAGTTCTACAGAAGATGAGATGAAGCCAAAAAGAACAGGTGCAAGGGCTAAGATGCTTGGTTTGCGGAAAAAAATGGGGGAAAAGCTTGAAGAGAAGAAGCGTCACATAGAAGAGAAAGGGAGACACTTGGTGACAAGGATGAGAAGCCACAAGGAATATTCGTAA